The segment TCAAGGAGACCGAGGCCGAGGGCGGCGGAGTCATCCTGCCGTCGGCCAACTACGACGAGTGGTACGTGTCGCCGCTGCCGAAGAAGATGCCGCCCGGCATCCCCCGACAGACGACGGTGTTCTTCCTCAACCTCGGCATGACGAGCATGAACGCCCCGCTGGACGTTCGCGTGATCGATCAGATGGGCCTGGCCTATCCGCTGGCCGCACATACGCCGCGGCTCACGGACGGCCGTATCGGGCACGACAAGCATCTGCCGAGCGAATGGGTGGTCGCCGAGAGCGGTGGGATCTCGGGCTTCCCCGGCTTCATCGACAAGGATGAAGTGAAGATGGCCCGCGCAGCCCTCACCTGTCCGATGACGCAGGCGCGGTTCGCGTCGTACAAGGACACCTGGTCGTTCGCGCGCTTCCGGCACAATCTCCGCCAGGCCGAGGAGTTCAACAAGTACCGGATCGCCCGCGAACCGAAGTACGAACTGCTGCGCTGCGGCATCCCCATGCCCGCAGGCGTCACCGTCCGCTGACGGCGAACCTCGGGAGATCCTGAGGGCTGCCGCAGGCGAGCCTGAGAGGGATCTGTGTCGGCTTCCGCTCCTCCGCTTGCCGCGGGTGATCTCGAAACGGTAACGTCCTTAGTCGATCAGGCGATAGACACGGCATGGTCGGAAACACAGGTGGATCCTGTACTTCGACCGGACGAGTTATGCCGATATCTCGCGGTGTGATGCCGATCACGAGGTTTGGTGAGGTGGGGTGAGTCGAATAGGCTCGCTCTATCCGGTTGCAGTTGTGACGCGTGTTGCGTTGCGACCGCGACCGCGTAGACGCAGAACGTCTTACGGGAGCCTGAGGTTCACGTGAGAGTGAAAGCAGATTTTAGGAGAAAGCGGTCAATGCGCGTAGTTGAGAGCAAGCCGAAGACCGGTTCGCGCCGGCTCACGGCGGTCCTGGTCGCAGTGCTCACTGCGATGGGCCTGATGGGAACCGCCATCGGTGCGGGCCAGTCGAGCGCGGCCTCGTACGCCGGCTTCTGGATCGACGCCTGCGGGATGCCGACCAACGGCGCCTTCGGCGGCGGGTCGATGAAGCCCGGTCAGGTCAAGGTTCAGGCGTGGCGGAAGGCTGGCAACAAGCGCACCGTCATCCTGCTCGACGGCATGCGCGCGGGCTACAACCGCAGCGGCTGGGACATCGAGACCAACGCGCGAGCGCTCGCCGACCACGGCGTCAACGTCGTCATGCCCGTCGGCGGCCCGGCCAGCTTCTACACCAACTGGGATGCGCCGTCGAACTTCAACGGCCAGCGCAAGGCCTACAAGTGGGGCTGTGTCATCGACAACCGCCTCGTCCCGGCTCTCCGCAGCAAGGGCTTCGCCAGCAAGGGCGGCAAGTACGCGATCATGGGTCTGTCGATGGGTGGCGGCGCCGCTCTGACGCACGCCGCACAGCGTCGCGACCTCTACTACGCCGCGGGCTCGCTGTCCGGTTACCTGACCCTGTCGGCTCCGGGCATGCGCACCGCGCTCCGCCTGGCGATGCTCGACGTGGCCCCGGCCCCGTGGAACGTCGACGCGATGTGGGGTCCGCCGTGGAGTCCCCGCTGGACGGCCAATGATCCGTTCATGCTCATCAACCGCATGCATGGTCTGAAGGTCTTCGTCGGTTCGGGCAACGGCTTCTTCGGTCGCTACAACTACCCGGGCAACACCTTCGACGACCTGTTCAAGGGCACCCCGCTGGAACTGCTCGCCTTCGCGCAGGCCAAGGCGTTCGAGGCGGCGGCGTTCGTCCAGGGCGTCCCGGTGATGTCGTACTCCGCCAACGGCACCCACGCCTGGGGTTACTGGCAGGACATGCTGTGGAACGCGAAGGCCCGCGGGTTCTTCAACTGACACAAACTCCGCGCTGAACAGAGCCGCGACATCCGAAAGGGTGTCGCGGCTCTGTCTGTGTGTGCGGTCTTTGTTGCCGTCTGTCGTCGGCCGACGGGACGGCCCGCTCGTGCAGGCGACGATTCTGAGTCACACACGCAACAAAATTCACACGAGTCACAGCGTGGCGCGCACACTTCTCTTCGATTCCCGTGTACAAAACACGAGAGGCGCTCTGCGGTATCGCAGGTTGCGCAAACAGAACTCGGTCGGTGACTTATGAGGAGCACGCAGTGAAGATCTGGACCAAGACGGCGGCGGCGCGGCGCGGCGCGGCGAGCGTCGCCGTGGCCTTCTCGCTGGTCGCGACCGGTGCGGCGCCCGCACTGGCCGAGCCCGCACCGAAGCCGCCGCAGAACGAGCCCGCCAAGCCCGCACCCAAGCCGAAGGCCGACAACAACAAGCCGGCACCGGCCAAGCCGTCGACCAAGCCCGCGCCCGCGAAGCCCGCGCCGCCTGCCACGGTCACCAAGACCTTCTGGTACTCGGCGCACCGCGTCGCCGTCTGGGTGCACTCGCCCGCCATGAACACCGACATCCAGGTGCAGATCCTGCTGGCGCGCGACTGGTTCTCGAACCCGTCCGCCAAGTTCCCGCAGCTGACCATGCTCGACGGCCTGCGCGCGCAGGACGATCAGAGCGGCTGGATCCTCAACACCAACATCGAGCAGTTCTACGCGGACAAGAACGTCAACGTGATCCTGCCGATCGGCGGCGAGTCGAGCTTCTACACCGACTGGAAGGAGCCCGACCGCGGTAAGAACTACAAGTGGGAGACCTTCCTGATCCACGAGCTCCCCTCGATCCTCGAGAAGGATTGGCGCTCCACCGACGTGCGCGGTGTGGAAGGCCTGTCGATGGGAGGCTCCGCCGCGATGATGCTGGCCGCCCGCAACCCCGGCTTCTACAAGTTCGCCGCGTCGTTCTCCGGCATCCTGCAGCTCTCCTCGTACGGCATGCCGCAGGCCATCCAGTTCGCGCTGCGCGACGGTGGCGGCTACGACTCCATGAAGATGTTCGGCCCGCCGACCGATCCGGCCTGGAAGGAGCACGACCCGTACGTGCTCGCCAAGGCGCTGCGCGGCACCAGCCTCTACATCTCGTCGGGCAACGGCGTCGTCGGACCGCACGACAAGCCGTCCGACATCCCGATGCTCGCCACCAACTACTCCGGTGTCGGTCTGGAGGTGCTGTCGCGAGTCACCAGCCAGCAGTTCGCCGCGCGACTGAACAAGCTCGGCATCCCGGGACAGGCCGTGTACCGCCCGTCCGGCACGCACACCTGGCCCTACTGGGAGTTCGAGATGGCGCAGGCGTGGCCGCAGGCCGCCGGTGCGCTGGGACTCGGGAGCGACAAGGTCGCCTGCACGGTCGGGGACGCGTTCAAGAAGGCGCCCCAGGTCAAGGGCCTCGGCGGCTGCCTCACCCCCGAGTACGCGGTTCCCGGCGGTCGTGCGCAGGACTTCCGCAACGGCCGGATCTTCACCGGCCCCAAGGGCCCGAAGGTGGTCGGCGGTGCGATCGGCGGCGCTTACGTGCCTGCGTTCGACCGTCTGGGGCTGCCGACGAGCGACGAGCAGACCGGTCGCGACGGGGTCAAGTTCAACACCTTCGAACGCGGCAAGATCACCTGGACTCCGCAGGGCGGCGCCAAGGTCGAGTGACCTGCTGCACTCGACCCTGAGTTTCATCTGAGGAATTGCCATGTCTTCGCAGGTAAACCCCTTGGCAGTACGGGAATCGGCCTCTACCGACGGTAGGCTGAACGCCATGACTGCCAAGTACATCCGCATCGCTGCTGCAGCCGGCGCCCTCGCTGTCGCGGTGGGTGCGCTCACCGCGTGCAACGATTCGTCGACGGCGAGCGCGCCGATCGGAACGGAGCCAGTCACCACGACCTCGATGCCGGGATCGGCGTCGCTGAAGTCGTCCGAGGCGTCGGCGTCCGCGTCGTCGGCCTCGCAGGAGGCGTCCAAGCAGGCGGCCGACGGTGCGTCGAAGGCGAGCACCTCGCTGCCGGCGACCAAGCCGAACACGTCCACCACGCCGCCCGGGACCTTCCCGGGTGACAAGCAGCCGCCGTCCGGTGTCAAGCTGTCCGCCAAGGACAAGGCGTATCTGAGCGACCTGAAGAGGCAGAAGGTGTCGTTCATGGGAGACGACGACAACAACGTCGCGCTCACCATGGGTCACTACGTGTGCGACGCGAAGGCACAGAAGGCCGACCCGATGCTGGTGAAGGCCTATGTCCGCGCCGCGATCGGTCCCATGACCAAGACCGACGCTGAAGCCAACGCCAAGTCCGACAAGGTGATCGCGGCGGCAGAGAAGAACCTGTGCTGAAGTTCCGTCGACTGCGGCGGTTGCTTCTGGTGGTCCTCGCCCTCGCGGTGGTCGCCGTCATTCTGATCGGCTTCCTCCTGTACCAGCTGTTCAAGCCCGCTCCGGTGCCTCCCCATCCGGGACCCGGCCCCACCACCAGCGCACCTCCCGGCCACGCCGACGCACAGCCGGCCGACTGCCCGGACGTGCTGACCCTGGTGATTCCGGGCACGTGGGAGTCGAAGGCGAACGACGATCCGCTGAACCCGACCGCCAATCCGAAGTCGCTGATGCTGCGTGTCTCGTCACAACTGCAGCAGAAGTATCCGGAGTCGCGGACCGAGGTCTACACGGTCCCGTACAAGGCGCAGTTCCGTAACCCGACCAACCTGGCCGACCGTCAGGCGGACTACAACGATTCGCGCCGCCAGGGCACCACGCGAGCCAAGAACAAGATCGCGAAGACCTACAAGCACTGCCCGCTGACGCACTACGTGCTGATGGGCTTCTCCCAGGGCGCCGTCATCGCGGGCGACATTGCGAGCGACATCGGTAACGACCGCGGTCCCATCCCCGCCGCCGACCAGGACCTGATCCTCGGCGTCGGACTGATCGCCGACGGCCGACGACAGCCCGGCGGCCAGCAGGACGTCGCGCCGAGCCCCAAGGGCGTCGGCACCGAGGTCGCCCTCGGTGGATTCGGCAGTCTGGTCCCCGGCATCACGATGACCGGAGGCCGCAGCGGCGGCTTCGGCGACCTGACAGACCGCGTGTACTCGATCTGTGCACCCGGTGATCTGATCTGCGACGCCCCGACCGTCACCGATCCGCTGCAAGCCATCTCGAAGCTGGCCAATGCCGCGAACAACCCGGTCCACGCGATGTACGCGACTAAGAAGTACTGGAAGTCCAAGGACGGCGGACAAACTGCCACGCAGTGGATGTTCGCGTGGTCGTCCCGGCTGATCTCGTCGGCGCCGAAGCCCAAGCACACGTGATCCGGTGACGTCGTCCGACGACTCCCGTCGCCGAGATGCACACCACAGCAAGAATGCGCGTTCCTGCCGGTCAGCTTGGGTATAGGGCGTCCCTGCGATAGCCTTTTCAGGTTGGGGTCCCATGCGTGGACCGCGGATCGATCAGGAGTGAAGCTTCGTGACGACTGCCAAAGACTCGTCGACGCACAACGCCGACGGACTTCGGAAGTTCCGATTCGGCGCGGGCGGCGAAGGCAACAAGGACGAGGGCGGTGCCCGCAAGTTCGTCAAGCTGGCGCAGACCGCCGAAGAATACGGGTACGACACCTTCGCCATCCCGGACCACCTCGGCAACCAGGTGGGACCGCTCGCCGCACTCGGTGCGCTGTCGCAGGCCACCAGCACCATTCGTCTTGCGACCTCGGTCCTCGCGAACGGCTTCCGCCATCCCGCGCTCCTCGCCAAGGAGGCGACCACCATCGACGTCCTGTCGAAGGGCCGCTTGGAACTGGGCATCGGCTCCGGCTGGATGAAGGAGGAGTTCGACAAGGCGGGCATCCACTTCGGCACGCCGGGTGAGCGGATCCGTCGCCTCGACGAGGCGCTCACCATCCTCGATCGCCTGATGCGCGGCGAGACCGTCGACTACGACGGCGAGTTCTACCAGATCAACGCGCTCGAAGGCTCGCCGCGGCCGCGGCAGGGGCCGCGCCCGCCGATCGCAGTGGGCGGAGGCGGCCCGAAGATGCTGGCCCTCGCGGCCAAGCATGCTGACATCATCTCGGTCGCCACCGGCACCACCAAGGACGGCAAGCTGCGGCTGTCGGACATGACGATCGAGAAGACCGTCGAGCGCGTCGACCGGATCCGCGAGGCCGCCGGCGACCGGTTCGACGAGATCGAGTTGAACTGGACCATCGCGACCATCGTCATCACCGACGACCGCGAAGCCACCGCGCAGATGGCGCTGAACGCGCTGGCGCAGGGCTACCCGCCGAACATCGCCCGCGATGTGGAGCTCTCGGTGGACGACATCCTGTCGTCGCCGTATCTGGCTTTCGGTTCCTTCGAGGAGATCGCGGAGCAGATCCGCGAGGTCCGTCGCCGGACCACCATGAGCTACGTGGGAGTGTTCCCCACCCAGATGGATGCTTTCGCACCTGTCATCCCGCTTCTGCGGGGAGAGTAAACTTACCGAGGTTTTGACGTTCGGCGAGCAGCACCGGTGTGCTGGGAGAGCCGTGCGGAAGACGTGACGCAGACCGTGCATGGCAGTGCGGATACAGGAGTTATTGGATGCTGAATACCGAGTTCGAGCAGTTCCTCGACGAGACCGGCAACCTCCACTTCACGGAGGACGCGACGCTGGTCGACTACGTCGAGCGCAACGTGCGTGAGCAGGCCGACACCCTGGCCTACCGCTACCTCGACTTCAGCCGTGAGCGCGACGGTGAGCGCATCGACCTCACCTGGGCGCAGTTCGGCAAGCGTTTGCGCGCTGTCGCGGCACGCCTCCAGCAGGTGACGAAGCCCGGCGACCGCGTCGCGATCCTCGCGCCGCAGTCCCTCGAGTACGTCATCGGCTTCTTCGCCTCGCTGTACGCCAGCAACATCGCCGTTCCACTGTTCAGCCCGGACGAGCCCGGTCACACCGACCGTCTGGTGGCGGTCCTCGCCGACTGCGAGCCCGCCGCGATCCTGACCTCGACCAAGTCGGCCGAAGCCGTCCGCGACTTCTTCTCGGACCGTCCCGCCAAGGACCGTCCGCGCGTCATTGCCGTCGACGCCGTGCCCGATTCGGTCGGCTCCAGCTGGGTGCCGCCGACCGCCGGCCGCAACAACCTGGAGTCGGTGGCCTACCTGCAGTACACCTCGGGCTCCACTCGCGTGCCGGCCGGCGTCGAGATCACCTACGAGGCCGTCGCGGCCAACGCCCTGCAGATCTACGACTGCATCGAGATCGACCGCAACGCCCGCGGCGTCACCTGGCTGCCGATGTTCCACGACATGGGCCTGTTGACGGTCATCCTCCCGGCCCTCGGCGGCAAGTACGTCACGATCATGAGCCCGCAGGCCTTCGTCCGCCGTCCGGGCCGCTGGATCCGCGAGCTCGCCGCGGACGACGATCGCGCGCCCACCTACGCGGCCGCCCCCAACTTCGCGTACGAGCACGCCGCGATGCGCGGACTCCCGCGTGACGGCGAGACCCTCGACCTCTCGAACGTGATCGGCCTGATCAACGGTTCCGAGCCGGTCACCGTCAGCTCCATGCGCAAGTTCAACGAGGCCTTCGCCCCGTACGGACTGTCGTCGAAGGCCATCAAGCCCTGCTACGGCATGGCCGAGGCCACGCTCTTCGTGTCGGCGACGCAGCGCGACAACGAGGCGCTCATCAGCTACGTCGACCGCGATAAGCTCAACGCCGGCGAGTTCGTGCCGGTCGAAGAGGGCACCGAGGGCTCCGTCGCCCAGGTCTCGTGCGGTCAGGTGGCGCTGAGTCAGTGGGCCGCCATCGTCGACCCGGAGACCGGGGCCGAGCTGCCCGACGGTCGCGTCGGCGAGATCTGGCTCAACGGCCTCAACATCGGCGAGGGCTACTGGAACAAGGACCAGGAGACCGTCGACACCTTCCACAACACCATCTCCCAGCGCCTCGAGAGCGGCACCCACACCGAGGGCGCGCCGTTCGACGGTCGTTGGATGCGGACAGGCGACTTCGGCGTCTGGTACGAGGGTGAGCTGTACATCACCGGTCGCGTCAAGGACCTGGTGATCGTCGATGGCCGCAACCACTACCCGCAGGACCTCGAGTTCAGCGCGCAGGAGGCGTCCTCCGCACTGCGCCCCGGCTTCATCGCCGCGTTCGCGGTGCCCGCCAACCAGCTGCCGAAGGAAGTCTTCGACAGCGGTCACAGCGGCCTCACCTACGACGCCGACGACGCGTCGGAGCAGCTCGTCGTGGTCGCCGAGCGCGGCCCGGGCCGCAAGTCCGATCCGCAGGAGATCGCCGACACCGTCCGCGCGGCCGTCGCCGGTCGCCACGGAGTCATGGTTCGCGACCTGCTGCTGGTCCCGGCCGGCTCCATCCCGCGCACTTCGAGCGGCAAGATCGCCCGCCGCGCCACCAAGGCCGCCTACATCGACGGATCGCTCCGTGGCGGCTACCAACAGACGGCATTCCCCGACGCCGACGCCTGAGACGACGATGAGCCCGGCAAGTCACCCGAAGTGACCTGCCGGGCTCGTTGCTATCCGTCGCGTGTCGCGGCACAAATAACGAATTGATTACCACCCCCGGTAGGCTGATGAGTGATGTCTGAAACTGAAAACACTGCGTTGACGGAGAGCACGGGCTCGAACGGCGAGACCGTCGGTGATCTGACCGTCGAGGATCTGCGTGATTGGCTGCGCGACTGGGTCTCGAAGGCGACCGGTGTGGCGGCCGATCAGATCTCGGACGATCGTCCGATGGAGGAGTTCGGGCTGTCGTCCCGCGACGCCGTGGCCCTGGCCGCCGACGTCGAGGACTACACCGGGGTCATCCTGACGGCGACAGCGGCCTACAACCATCCGACCATCGCCATGCTCGCCAAGCGCATCATCGAGGGCGACCCCGACGAGGGGCTCGACCTCGACGACGACCGCTTCTGGGAACGCGAGCGGTCCGCAGACGACGACATCGCGATCGTCGGCATCGCGACGCGCTTCCCTAAGGGCGGTGACACCCCCGAGTCCACGTGGGACGGACTCATCGGCGGGGTGGACGGCATCACCGACCTGCCCGACGACCGCTGGCTGGAGTTCAAAGCCGACCCGCGGCTGGCCGGGGCCATCGAGAACGGCAACGTCAAGGGCGGCTACCTCGACGACGTGAAGGGTTTCGACGCCGACTTCTTCCAGATGAGCCCCCGCGAGGTCGAGAACGTCGACCCGCAGCAGCGGCTCGCACTGGAGCTCACGTGGGAGGCGCTGGAGCACGCGCACATCCCGCCGAGCGACCTGCGCGGCGGCCAGGTCGGCGTCTTCATGGGCACCTCGACCAACGACTACCAGATGCTCGCGACCCTCGGGCTCGGCGAAGGCGCGTCGGAGACCGCCGCCTACGCCCTGACCGGCACCGCGACGTCGATCATCGCCAACCGCGTCTCGTACTTCTTCGACTTCCACGGCCCGTCGCTCGCGATCGACACCGCGTGCTCGTCGTCCCTGGTGGCGGTCCACGAGGGCGTCCGCAGCCTGCGCGGCGGCGACTCCGACGTCGTCATCGCCGGCGGCGTCAACATGCTGATCACCCCGGCCGCGACCCTCGGCTTCGACCAGATCGGCGCCACCGCCGCCGACGGCCGCATCAAGGCCTTCTCCTCGGACGCGAACGGCATGATCCGCGCCGAGGGCGGCGGCGTGTTCGTCCTCAAGCGGATGGCCGATGCTCGCCGCGACGGCGACACCGTCCTCGCGGTGATCGCGGGCAGTGCTGTGAACTCCGACGGCCGCTCCAACGGCATCTTCGCGCCCAACCCCGACGCGCAGGTCCAGGTGCTGCGCGCGGCCTACGCCGACGCCGCCATCGACCCGCGGACCGTCGACTACGTGGAGGCCCACGGCACCGGCACCGTCCTCGGCGACCCGATCGAGGCCGACGCGCTCGGCCGCGTGGTCGGCCGCGGACGCGACCCGCAGGCTCCGATGCTGCTCGGCTCGGCCAAGACCAACTACGGCCACATGGAGTCCGCGGCCGGTGCGGGCGCCATGGCCAAGGTGGTGCTATCGCTGCAGCACGACCGCCTCCCGGCATCGCTGAACTACGTGGGCCCCAACCCATACATCCAGTTCGAGGCCACCAACCTCCGGGTCATCACCGAACCCACCGAGTGGCCGCGCTACTCGGGTCACGCCATCACCGGCGTCTCCGGTTTCGGCTTCGGCGGCACCAATGCGCACATCGTGATCCGCGAGGTCCTGCCGTCCGATTACGCCGATCCGTCGGCCGCTGCGGTCGAGGCAGTCCCGGCCGCACCCGCCGTCGACGCTGATGATTTCGACGATGACGAGGACTTCCTGACCGAGGCCGAGCGCGCCGTCCTGGCCGCGCAAGCCAAGAAGGCCCCCGAGCCCGAGCCGGTCGCCGAGAAGGATCCGGCCGAGGGCTTCGCGCCCGCCGCCGTCCCCGGCGCCGTGGTCCCGCTGGTGATCTCCGGCTTCCTCGCCTCACGCCGTCGCAAGGCCGCCGCCGACCTCCTCGAGTGGCTGGAGTCCGACGAGGGCCAGGCCACGCCGCTGGTCGAGATCGGGCGCGCCCTGGCGCACCGCAACCACGGTCGCACCCGGTCGGTGGTCATGGCCCGGACGATGGAGGACGCCGTCAAGGGCGTCCGCGCCGTCGCCGAGGGCAAGGCCCTGCCGTTCGTCTACACCTGCGACTCGCCCGACGCCGCGTCGGCCGTCTGGCTGCTGTCGGGCTTCGGTTCGCAGCACCGAAAGATGGGCAAGCAGCTCTACCAAGAGAACCCGGTGTTCGCGAAGTACGCCGACCGCGTCGACGCGATCATCCAGCGCGAACTCGGCTACTCGATGGTCGAGATCTTCCTCGACGACGCACAGACGTATGCGATCGAGACCGCGCAGATCGGCATCTACACGATTCAGGTGGCGCTCGCCGACACGATGCGCCACTACGGTGCCGAACCCGGCGTCTTGGTTCCGCACTCGATGGGTGAGGCGTCGGCCGCGTACATCAGCGGCGGCCTGTCGCTGGAGGACGCGACCCGCGTCATCTGCCAGCGCTCGCGTCTGATGGGCGAGGGCGAGTCGATGCTCGAGGGCGACGACGTCCGCTACATGGCGCTGGTCGAGTACAGCGCCGACGACATCCACGGCGTCCTGGCGAAGTACCCGGACCTGGAGATCTGCGTGTACGCTGCGCCGACCCACACGGTCATCGGCGGACCCGTCGATCAGGTCGACGCGATCGTCGCGCACGCCGAGGCCGAGGGCAAGCTCGGGCGCAAGCTGCAGACCAAGGGCGCCAGCCACACCTCGCAGATGGATCCGCTGCTCGGCGAGCTCTCGTACGAGCTGACCGGCATCGAGCCGCTCCGCACGAACATCGGCTTCTACAGCTCGGTGGACCGCGAGGAGTTCTACCGCCCGGGCAGCACCGTCCACACCATCGAGTACTTCTTGAAGGGCCTGCGCCACAGCGTCTGGTTCGCGCAGGCCATCGCGAAGTCCGTCGAGGCAGGCCACCGGACGTTCGTCGAACTGTCGCCGAACCCCGCGGTCCTGATCTCCGTCGCCGCCACCACCTTCGGTGCGGGCGTGCACGACGCCGAGCTGGTCGAGACGCTGCGTCGCAAGGAGGACGAGAGCTACGGCTTCGTCAACGCCCTGATGAAGCTCTACGTCCACGGGCACCCGGTGAACGTCGCGTCGCTCTTCGGCACCGGCCCCGATCAGAAGTACGCGCCGATCCCGCGCACCCGCTTCGAGCGCAAGCCGTACTGGATCGACGCGACCATCGCGAGCGGTTCGGGCGCGGGCAGCGTCCCCGGCGCGCACGTCGCACTGCCCGACGGTCGGCACGCGTGGGAGGTCAACGCCTCCGCCGTCACCGATCCGCGCGAACTGGTCCTGGCTGCGGCCAAGCACGTCCTCGGTTCCGACGCGGCGGTCGTCGCGGTGGAGTCAGTCGCGGCCTTCCCGTCCGACGGCACCGTCACCACCACCCTGACCCGTCACCCGGGCGGCGCGGCCGTTGCCGTGCACGCGGGACCGCAGGGCGGCTTCGCGCTGCTCTACGAGGCGGCCGTCACCGGTACCGCGCTCGCGAAGCCTGCGGTCGACGCCGCTCCGACGCCGACCCCGGAGGAGGCCGCGAAGGCCTCCGGTCTGGTCGACGACAAGCTGGTCGTCGAAGACGAGGTCGTCGACGACATCGGCAACAAGTGGGACCCGGAGTCGGGTCAGTCGGTCGGTGACCGCCTGGCGATCATCGTGGGCGAGTCCATGGGCTACGACCCCGAGGACCTGCCGCGCGAGATTCCGCTGATCGAGCTGGGTCTGGACTCGCTGATGGCGGTCCGCATCAAGAACCGCGTCGAGTACGAGTTCGACATCCCGCAGCTCCAGCTGCAGGCGATGCGCCAGGCCAACCTGACCGACGTCGAGAAGTTCGTCTCCTTCGCAGTCACGCACCGCGACCAGCTCGACGACCTCGACAAGGCCACCGGCGGCGGCGA is part of the Gordonia phthalatica genome and harbors:
- the fadD32 gene encoding long-chain-fatty-acid--AMP ligase FadD32, whose amino-acid sequence is MLNTEFEQFLDETGNLHFTEDATLVDYVERNVREQADTLAYRYLDFSRERDGERIDLTWAQFGKRLRAVAARLQQVTKPGDRVAILAPQSLEYVIGFFASLYASNIAVPLFSPDEPGHTDRLVAVLADCEPAAILTSTKSAEAVRDFFSDRPAKDRPRVIAVDAVPDSVGSSWVPPTAGRNNLESVAYLQYTSGSTRVPAGVEITYEAVAANALQIYDCIEIDRNARGVTWLPMFHDMGLLTVILPALGGKYVTIMSPQAFVRRPGRWIRELAADDDRAPTYAAAPNFAYEHAAMRGLPRDGETLDLSNVIGLINGSEPVTVSSMRKFNEAFAPYGLSSKAIKPCYGMAEATLFVSATQRDNEALISYVDRDKLNAGEFVPVEEGTEGSVAQVSCGQVALSQWAAIVDPETGAELPDGRVGEIWLNGLNIGEGYWNKDQETVDTFHNTISQRLESGTHTEGAPFDGRWMRTGDFGVWYEGELYITGRVKDLVIVDGRNHYPQDLEFSAQEASSALRPGFIAAFAVPANQLPKEVFDSGHSGLTYDADDASEQLVVVAERGPGRKSDPQEIADTVRAAVAGRHGVMVRDLLLVPAGSIPRTSSGKIARRATKAAYIDGSLRGGYQQTAFPDADA
- a CDS encoding LLM class F420-dependent oxidoreductase, translated to MTTAKDSSTHNADGLRKFRFGAGGEGNKDEGGARKFVKLAQTAEEYGYDTFAIPDHLGNQVGPLAALGALSQATSTIRLATSVLANGFRHPALLAKEATTIDVLSKGRLELGIGSGWMKEEFDKAGIHFGTPGERIRRLDEALTILDRLMRGETVDYDGEFYQINALEGSPRPRQGPRPPIAVGGGGPKMLALAAKHADIISVATGTTKDGKLRLSDMTIEKTVERVDRIREAAGDRFDEIELNWTIATIVITDDREATAQMALNALAQGYPPNIARDVELSVDDILSSPYLAFGSFEEIAEQIREVRRRTTMSYVGVFPTQMDAFAPVIPLLRGE
- a CDS encoding DUF732 domain-containing protein — translated: MTAKYIRIAAAAGALAVAVGALTACNDSSTASAPIGTEPVTTTSMPGSASLKSSEASASASSASQEASKQAADGASKASTSLPATKPNTSTTPPGTFPGDKQPPSGVKLSAKDKAYLSDLKRQKVSFMGDDDNNVALTMGHYVCDAKAQKADPMLVKAYVRAAIGPMTKTDAEANAKSDKVIAAAEKNLC
- a CDS encoding alpha/beta hydrolase produces the protein MRVVESKPKTGSRRLTAVLVAVLTAMGLMGTAIGAGQSSAASYAGFWIDACGMPTNGAFGGGSMKPGQVKVQAWRKAGNKRTVILLDGMRAGYNRSGWDIETNARALADHGVNVVMPVGGPASFYTNWDAPSNFNGQRKAYKWGCVIDNRLVPALRSKGFASKGGKYAIMGLSMGGGAALTHAAQRRDLYYAAGSLSGYLTLSAPGMRTALRLAMLDVAPAPWNVDAMWGPPWSPRWTANDPFMLINRMHGLKVFVGSGNGFFGRYNYPGNTFDDLFKGTPLELLAFAQAKAFEAAAFVQGVPVMSYSANGTHAWGYWQDMLWNAKARGFFN
- a CDS encoding alpha/beta hydrolase-fold protein — encoded protein: MKIWTKTAAARRGAASVAVAFSLVATGAAPALAEPAPKPPQNEPAKPAPKPKADNNKPAPAKPSTKPAPAKPAPPATVTKTFWYSAHRVAVWVHSPAMNTDIQVQILLARDWFSNPSAKFPQLTMLDGLRAQDDQSGWILNTNIEQFYADKNVNVILPIGGESSFYTDWKEPDRGKNYKWETFLIHELPSILEKDWRSTDVRGVEGLSMGGSAAMMLAARNPGFYKFAASFSGILQLSSYGMPQAIQFALRDGGGYDSMKMFGPPTDPAWKEHDPYVLAKALRGTSLYISSGNGVVGPHDKPSDIPMLATNYSGVGLEVLSRVTSQQFAARLNKLGIPGQAVYRPSGTHTWPYWEFEMAQAWPQAAGALGLGSDKVACTVGDAFKKAPQVKGLGGCLTPEYAVPGGRAQDFRNGRIFTGPKGPKVVGGAIGGAYVPAFDRLGLPTSDEQTGRDGVKFNTFERGKITWTPQGGAKVE
- a CDS encoding cutinase family protein gives rise to the protein MLKFRRLRRLLLVVLALAVVAVILIGFLLYQLFKPAPVPPHPGPGPTTSAPPGHADAQPADCPDVLTLVIPGTWESKANDDPLNPTANPKSLMLRVSSQLQQKYPESRTEVYTVPYKAQFRNPTNLADRQADYNDSRRQGTTRAKNKIAKTYKHCPLTHYVLMGFSQGAVIAGDIASDIGNDRGPIPAADQDLILGVGLIADGRRQPGGQQDVAPSPKGVGTEVALGGFGSLVPGITMTGGRSGGFGDLTDRVYSICAPGDLICDAPTVTDPLQAISKLANAANNPVHAMYATKKYWKSKDGGQTATQWMFAWSSRLISSAPKPKHT